A genomic region of Veillonellales bacterium contains the following coding sequences:
- a CDS encoding helix-turn-helix transcriptional regulator, translating into MALEWKLRKIMAERNIWSGAELGRLLQDLAGYKLSAPSISVLMNEQPKQVKAETMDALCIALECTPNDLWEFTMTSYKRKKQEKIVPIAKVANGKLPPL; encoded by the coding sequence ATGGCACTAGAATGGAAGTTAAGAAAAATAATGGCGGAGAGAAATATCTGGTCTGGAGCTGAACTTGGTCGGTTATTACAGGATCTTGCAGGATATAAGTTATCAGCACCATCTATCAGTGTACTGATGAATGAGCAGCCTAAACAGGTTAAAGCAGAAACTATGGATGCACTATGCATCGCTCTGGAATGTACTCCAAATGATTTGTGGGAATTTACAATGACATCATACAAAAGGAAAAAGCAGGAAAAGATTGTGCCGATTGCCAAGGTTGCAAATGGCAAGCTGCCACCATTATAA